The Actinomycetota bacterium genome has a window encoding:
- a CDS encoding NAD-dependent deacylase, which produces MPDTLDEIAQWIAGARRGVGFTGAGISTESGIPDFRSPGGVWTRHDPRKLTFQRYLVSEEVRKEAWQMRMELWSREHAPNAGHRALTRLEQLGCLRGVITQNIDGLHQQAGSTVVELHGTMRTIACLSCSATWPHREVMKRLEAGEEDPRCTSCGGIIKAATVSFGQSIPTHVLDHAHEWSVSSDLCLVVGSSLVVYPACDLPLLAKRAGAKVVIVNREPTPVDSIADAVVNAEAGPTLQDLLGRVEALIGAPPG; this is translated from the coding sequence ATGCCCGACACTCTGGACGAGATCGCGCAGTGGATCGCCGGCGCCCGCCGCGGCGTCGGGTTCACCGGAGCCGGCATCTCCACCGAGTCCGGCATCCCGGACTTCCGGTCCCCCGGCGGCGTCTGGACCCGCCACGACCCCCGAAAGCTGACCTTCCAGCGCTACCTGGTCAGCGAGGAGGTCCGCAAGGAGGCCTGGCAGATGCGCATGGAGCTGTGGTCCCGGGAGCACGCGCCCAACGCGGGGCACCGGGCGCTGACGAGGCTGGAACAGCTCGGGTGCCTGCGCGGAGTGATCACCCAGAACATCGACGGACTACACCAGCAGGCCGGGTCGACGGTGGTGGAGCTGCATGGGACGATGCGCACGATCGCCTGCCTGTCCTGCAGCGCCACCTGGCCGCACCGGGAGGTCATGAAGCGGCTGGAGGCCGGGGAGGAGGACCCGAGGTGCACATCCTGCGGCGGCATCATCAAGGCGGCCACCGTCTCGTTCGGCCAGTCGATTCCGACGCACGTGCTTGATCACGCCCATGAGTGGTCGGTGAGCTCCGACCTGTGCCTGGTGGTGGGGTCCTCGCTGGTGGTCTACCCGGCCTGCGACCTTCCTCTGCTGGCCAAGAGAGCGGGCGCGAAGGTCGTGATCGTGAACCGGGAGCCGACGCCCGTGGACTCCATAGCGGACGCCGTCGTCAACGCCGAGGCCGGACCGACTCTCCAGGACCTGCTCGGACGCGTGGAGGCGCTGATCGGCGCGCCCCCGGGCTAG
- the sufB gene encoding Fe-S cluster assembly protein SufB → MAQRIEIDPQGTYEQKWGWRDPDSYVFKPSRGLDRTKVEEISFMKSEPDWMRQFRLKSYDRYERRPMPPWGADLSGIDLDNIFYFLRATDRPERSWDDVPDDIKDTFDRLGIPEAEKKYLSGVSAQYESEVVYHSVKESLSKQGVLFTDMDTAVKDHPEIVQKYFAKVIAPNDNKLAALNSAVWSGGSFIYVPPGVKVDIPLQAYFRINAENMGQFERTLIIADEGSYVHYVEGCTAPTYSSASLHSAVVELVALPHSRIRYTTIQNWAGNVYNLVTKRAVAEEGAVVEWVDGNIGSKVTMKYPAVVLKGRKAHGEVLSLAMAGRGQHQDTGAKMTHAAPETTSTIISKSISKDGGRTSYRGLVRVEPGAVRSKSNVVCDALLIDDESISDTYPTIDIREDQVDIGHEARVARIGDEQMFYLQSRGIAEAEAAAMIVRGFIEPITKQLPMEYAVELNRLIELEMEGSVG, encoded by the coding sequence ATGGCGCAGCGGATCGAGATCGACCCCCAGGGCACCTACGAGCAGAAATGGGGCTGGCGCGACCCCGACAGCTACGTGTTCAAGCCGTCCAGGGGCCTGGACCGAACCAAGGTCGAGGAGATCTCGTTTATGAAGTCCGAGCCGGACTGGATGCGCCAGTTCCGCCTCAAGTCCTACGACCGATACGAGCGGCGTCCGATGCCGCCCTGGGGCGCGGACCTGTCGGGCATCGACCTCGACAACATCTTCTACTTCCTGCGCGCGACCGACCGTCCGGAGAGGTCGTGGGACGACGTGCCGGACGACATCAAGGACACGTTCGACCGCTTGGGCATTCCGGAGGCCGAGAAGAAGTACCTGTCCGGCGTCTCTGCGCAGTACGAAAGTGAAGTCGTATACCACTCGGTCAAGGAGTCGCTGTCCAAGCAGGGCGTGCTGTTCACGGACATGGACACCGCCGTCAAGGACCACCCGGAGATCGTCCAGAAGTACTTCGCCAAGGTCATCGCGCCGAACGACAACAAGCTGGCGGCGCTGAACTCAGCCGTGTGGTCCGGAGGGTCGTTCATCTACGTGCCCCCCGGCGTGAAGGTGGACATCCCGCTGCAGGCCTACTTCCGTATCAACGCCGAGAACATGGGGCAGTTCGAGCGGACGCTGATCATCGCCGACGAAGGCTCCTACGTTCACTACGTCGAGGGCTGCACGGCCCCCACGTACTCCTCTGCCTCCCTGCACTCTGCCGTGGTCGAGCTCGTGGCTCTGCCGCACAGCCGCATCCGGTACACGACGATCCAGAACTGGGCGGGCAACGTCTACAACCTCGTCACTAAGCGGGCCGTCGCCGAGGAGGGCGCCGTCGTGGAGTGGGTCGACGGCAACATCGGCTCGAAGGTGACGATGAAGTACCCGGCCGTGGTCCTCAAGGGACGCAAGGCGCACGGCGAGGTCCTGTCGCTTGCGATGGCCGGCCGCGGCCAGCACCAGGACACGGGCGCGAAGATGACCCACGCGGCTCCCGAGACGACGTCCACGATCATCTCCAAGTCCATCTCCAAGGACGGGGGCCGGACGTCCTACCGCGGACTGGTTCGTGTCGAGCCGGGTGCGGTGCGGTCAAAGTCCAACGTCGTGTGCGACGCGCTCCTGATCGACGACGAGTCGATCTCGGACACCTACCCCACGATCGACATCCGCGAGGACCAGGTCGATATCGGGCACGAGGCCCGGGTGGCGCGCATCGGTGACGAGCAGATGTTCTACCTGCAGAGCCGCGGGATCGCGGAGGCCGAGGCGGCCGCGATGATCGTCCGGGGGTTCATCGAGCCGATCACCAAGCAGCTTCCGATGGAGTACGCGGTCGAGCTCAACCGGCTGATCGAGCTCGAGATGGAGGGCTCCGTAGGCTGA
- a CDS encoding metallophosphoesterase — translation MRFAVVGDFGTATASENDVAAAVRAREPELDALVTTGDNIYPGGEPARFEAAWHRPYGWVAQSRLPVVASIGNHDVRTSGGAPVMRLLGMPGPFYERTIDPVRFIVLDSNRPSDPEQDRFLTTTLARPDPGWTVVVFHRPAFTCGIYGEGAESVRRWHPALVAAGVDLVLSGHDHNYQRFHEVDGVTYVVTGGGGAKPYPMRRCLAGNPPPAASAVVHHFTEVTATRQELSIRAVDVRGAHLDEVVLQ, via the coding sequence TTGCGCTTCGCGGTCGTGGGCGATTTCGGGACGGCAACGGCGTCCGAGAACGATGTGGCCGCGGCCGTCCGGGCGCGGGAGCCCGAGCTCGACGCCCTCGTGACGACCGGCGACAACATCTACCCGGGCGGGGAGCCGGCGCGGTTCGAGGCGGCGTGGCACCGGCCCTACGGGTGGGTCGCTCAGTCGCGGCTCCCGGTGGTGGCCTCCATCGGCAACCACGACGTCCGCACTTCGGGCGGGGCGCCGGTGATGCGCCTGCTGGGGATGCCCGGGCCCTTTTACGAAAGGACCATCGACCCGGTGCGGTTCATCGTGCTGGACTCCAACCGCCCTTCGGATCCGGAGCAGGACAGGTTCCTCACGACGACGCTCGCGCGCCCGGACCCCGGATGGACGGTCGTGGTGTTCCACCGTCCGGCCTTCACGTGTGGCATCTACGGAGAGGGAGCCGAGTCGGTCCGTAGGTGGCACCCGGCGCTCGTGGCGGCGGGGGTGGACCTCGTCCTCAGCGGGCACGACCACAACTACCAGCGTTTCCACGAGGTGGACGGGGTGACCTACGTCGTCACCGGCGGCGGGGGAGCGAAGCCGTACCCGATGCGACGGTGCCTGGCGGGAAACCCGCCCCCGGCGGCCTCCGCGGTCGTCCATCACTTCACCGAGGTGACCGCCACCCGGCAGGAGCTGTCGATTCGGGCGGTCGACGTCCGGGGCGCGCATCTGGACGAGGTGGTGCTGCAGTGA
- a CDS encoding peptide-N4-asparagine amidase, which produces MRSPRPVVALVTALLLAAGAPAAATPAVPSVEGPDVPAASAPGVTVTAFTDEPFTCTESGRTKSVSVPAGDWDRIVLVFSSRPDGDPWDRVFGVAIGGVEVLRGTTPRTAFTVRKDVTEFSRLLPAGGTAAVTLYFGTYVGTILGSVTLELYDDEPTSALVRQPAQPVASVAYRSLTGHRAKLSAPVTFPDPAPASASMELTLSGHGQAGEFWYMSGLPPRFHVLVDGVEVATAVSAPYVYALAGFGNDNANTPCAGPGTSEFGDTVHPVMWWTAHQALDVAGVHTGNGEIPPYRAEIAPSDLALLSGARTVEVVQEGGRDGGRWITSLSFLLRN; this is translated from the coding sequence ATGAGGTCACCCCGCCCCGTCGTCGCCCTCGTCACGGCACTGCTCCTGGCAGCCGGCGCACCCGCGGCAGCGACCCCCGCGGTCCCGTCCGTAGAGGGCCCGGACGTCCCCGCAGCGTCGGCTCCCGGCGTGACCGTCACGGCGTTCACCGACGAGCCGTTCACGTGCACCGAGTCGGGCCGGACGAAGTCCGTCTCCGTTCCGGCAGGCGACTGGGACCGCATCGTCCTGGTCTTCAGCTCCCGGCCGGACGGGGACCCCTGGGACCGAGTCTTCGGCGTAGCGATAGGAGGCGTCGAGGTACTGAGGGGGACAACACCGAGGACTGCGTTCACCGTCCGCAAGGACGTCACGGAGTTCTCGCGTCTGCTGCCCGCCGGGGGCACGGCCGCCGTCACCCTGTACTTCGGGACCTACGTGGGGACCATCCTCGGATCCGTGACGCTCGAGCTGTACGACGACGAGCCGACGTCGGCGCTGGTCCGGCAGCCGGCGCAGCCGGTCGCCTCGGTGGCCTACCGCTCCCTGACGGGCCATCGCGCGAAGCTGTCGGCACCGGTGACGTTCCCGGATCCCGCCCCCGCCTCGGCCTCGATGGAGCTCACCCTGAGCGGACACGGACAGGCCGGCGAGTTCTGGTACATGTCCGGACTTCCCCCTCGGTTCCATGTCCTGGTGGACGGAGTCGAGGTGGCGACGGCGGTCTCGGCACCCTATGTGTACGCGCTGGCGGGCTTCGGCAACGACAACGCAAACACACCCTGCGCCGGACCCGGAACGTCGGAGTTCGGCGACACCGTCCACCCGGTCATGTGGTGGACGGCGCACCAAGCCTTGGACGTGGCGGGAGTGCATACGGGCAACGGAGAGATCCCTCCCTACCGGGCCGAGATCGCGCCGTCGGACCTCGCCCTGCTGTCCGGAGCCCGGACGGTGGAGGTCGTCCAGGAGGGGGGCCGCGACGGGGGCCGCTGGATCACCAGCCTGAGCTTTCTGCTTCGGAACTGA
- the sufD gene encoding Fe-S cluster assembly protein SufD produces MTTTSINATHVDALASGAPEWAGSLRRAAWERHLEMPAPTPYEEVWRFTDMSLLDLSTFGRVQAQSAPPATTGETSAFDLAGGSAAGTATHIDSLHAGTELSEDARAAGIVYMPLDKALVEHEDIVRPRLGSLVGASDHFTSWQLATHSGGMFLYVPRDVVVEQPISSLHRLTAGGVAVATRTLVVVEPGAKVVFNDVYTGQALDSPSLHAPVVELFIGQGASVGWLTWQDLGPGTRHLAHVKAHLERDARLESLVVTLGGDYSRTWKECAMAGEGSSSVMLGLFFPHGSQRFEHWTVQDHVRPHTTSDLLYKGALADDSNCVYYGTIRVRPGAARTDAYQANRNLALSPKARVVTQPQLEIENNDVRCTHGATIGQVDPDHLFYIQSRGVEREQAEQLVVFGFFNEVLERVQWSGMHERLADAIATKMKLQRGVS; encoded by the coding sequence ATGACGACCACGTCCATAAACGCCACACACGTAGACGCCCTGGCCTCCGGCGCGCCCGAATGGGCCGGCTCCCTGCGCCGCGCCGCCTGGGAGCGCCACCTTGAGATGCCAGCCCCCACCCCCTACGAGGAGGTGTGGCGATTCACGGACATGAGCCTGCTGGACCTGTCCACCTTCGGCCGGGTCCAGGCCCAGTCCGCCCCCCCGGCAACGACAGGGGAGACCTCGGCGTTCGATCTGGCGGGCGGATCCGCAGCCGGCACGGCGACCCACATCGATTCGCTTCACGCCGGCACCGAGCTGTCCGAGGATGCGCGCGCGGCGGGGATCGTCTACATGCCGCTGGACAAAGCGCTCGTGGAGCACGAGGACATCGTGCGGCCGCGGCTCGGCTCCCTGGTCGGAGCCTCGGACCACTTCACCTCCTGGCAGCTGGCTACGCACAGCGGAGGCATGTTCCTGTACGTCCCGCGCGACGTGGTGGTGGAGCAGCCGATCAGCTCGCTGCACCGTCTGACCGCCGGCGGGGTCGCCGTTGCGACCCGGACCCTGGTCGTTGTCGAGCCGGGGGCCAAGGTTGTCTTCAACGACGTCTACACCGGGCAAGCTCTGGACTCTCCTTCACTTCACGCTCCCGTGGTCGAGCTGTTCATCGGACAGGGCGCGAGCGTGGGCTGGCTGACCTGGCAGGACCTCGGCCCCGGCACGCGGCACCTCGCCCACGTCAAGGCGCACCTGGAGCGCGACGCGCGGCTGGAGTCGCTGGTAGTGACGCTCGGCGGTGACTACTCCCGGACTTGGAAGGAGTGCGCGATGGCCGGCGAGGGGTCCTCGAGCGTGATGCTCGGGCTGTTCTTCCCCCACGGCTCGCAGCGCTTTGAGCACTGGACGGTGCAGGACCACGTCCGGCCGCACACGACGTCCGACCTTTTGTACAAGGGAGCTCTGGCCGACGACTCCAACTGCGTGTACTACGGGACCATCAGGGTCCGTCCGGGGGCCGCCAGGACCGACGCCTACCAGGCCAACCGCAACCTCGCGCTGTCGCCCAAGGCGCGCGTCGTCACGCAGCCGCAGCTGGAGATAGAGAACAACGACGTCCGCTGCACGCACGGCGCGACGATCGGACAGGTAGACCCCGACCACCTCTTTTACATCCAGTCACGCGGGGTCGAGCGCGAACAGGCGGAGCAGCTGGTGGTCTTCGGGTTCTTCAACGAGGTGCTGGAGCGGGTCCAGTGGTCGGGGATGCACGAGCGGCTGGCCGACGCCATCGCCACGAAGATGAAGCTGCAAAGGGGTGTTTCTTGA
- a CDS encoding non-heme iron oxygenase ferredoxin subunit has translation MRFVKAAQLSDLLADDAVRVEVEGTPVAVVRVRDEVFAVSDVCTHEDTSLAEGFVEGYALECPLHGASFDVRTGEVLALPATRNLPTYPVRVEGDDVLVGIEDQQETT, from the coding sequence TTGAGGTTCGTAAAGGCGGCGCAGCTGTCCGACCTTCTGGCGGACGACGCCGTGCGAGTGGAGGTCGAGGGGACACCTGTGGCCGTGGTCCGCGTCCGAGACGAGGTGTTCGCCGTGTCCGACGTCTGCACCCACGAGGACACGTCGCTGGCCGAAGGATTCGTCGAAGGGTATGCCCTGGAGTGCCCGCTGCACGGGGCCTCCTTTGACGTCCGCACCGGGGAGGTGCTGGCGCTGCCGGCCACCCGCAACCTGCCGACCTATCCCGTCCGCGTCGAGGGCGACGACGTCCTCGTAGGCATCGAAGACCAACAGGAGACGACATGA
- the sufC gene encoding Fe-S cluster assembly ATPase SufC codes for MTKPILAIQDLHVTVEDKPILRGLDLEVHRGKVHAVMGPNGSGKSTMANVLLGHPAYEITSGRIEFKGEDITEMAPEERARLGLFLAFQYPVEVPGVSVSNFLRTAMGAVRGQAVPVREFMTELKATMARLGMDPDFARRNINEGFSGGEKKRNEVLQMALLRPELAVLDETDSGLDIDAIRVVSDAVNQLRSPEIGFLVITHYKRLLNYIRPDVVHVLLDGRVVKSGGPELADELEQTGYEELRRQFGLAEEAPAPA; via the coding sequence ATGACCAAGCCGATTCTCGCCATCCAGGACCTGCACGTGACCGTGGAGGACAAGCCGATCCTGCGCGGCCTGGACCTGGAGGTCCACCGCGGCAAGGTCCACGCCGTGATGGGACCCAACGGGTCGGGCAAGTCGACGATGGCCAACGTCCTGCTCGGACATCCCGCCTACGAGATCACGTCCGGACGCATCGAGTTCAAAGGCGAGGACATCACCGAGATGGCCCCCGAGGAGCGGGCCAGGCTTGGGCTGTTCCTCGCCTTCCAGTACCCCGTGGAGGTGCCGGGGGTGTCGGTGTCCAACTTCCTGCGGACGGCGATGGGAGCCGTCCGAGGACAGGCCGTCCCCGTACGCGAGTTCATGACCGAGCTGAAGGCCACCATGGCCCGCCTCGGCATGGACCCGGACTTCGCCCGCCGCAACATCAACGAGGGCTTTTCCGGCGGTGAGAAGAAGCGCAACGAGGTCCTTCAGATGGCGCTTCTGCGCCCGGAGCTGGCGGTCCTGGACGAAACCGACTCGGGCCTGGACATCGACGCCATCCGGGTGGTGTCCGATGCCGTGAACCAGCTACGTTCCCCGGAGATCGGCTTTCTCGTGATCACGCACTACAAGCGGCTGCTGAACTACATCCGGCCCGACGTCGTTCACGTGCTGCTCGATGGACGCGTGGTGAAGTCCGGGGGCCCGGAGCTGGCCGACGAGCTGGAGCAGACGGGATACGAGGAGCTTCGCCGCCAGTTCGGTCTCGCCGAGGAGGCGCCGGCGCCGGCATGA
- a CDS encoding cysteine desulfurase: MTPDFAALRSDFPILDREVNGRRLVYLDSAATSQKPRQVIDAMSDYYERYNANVHRGVYSLAEQATAAFEGARMKVAQFVGAPDPMGCVFTKNCTEAINLVAYAWARRRLKPGDEILVTEMEHHSNLVPWHMTAQDTGAVVKFIGVTDGGELDLAQLDGLLTDRTKLVAVTAMSNVLGVLNDVSRIAEAAHAVGALVLADVAQLVAHAPCDFTSLGCDFMAFSGHKMLGPTGIGVLVARRELLDDMNPFLGGGEMIRDVTMEGATYTDVPWKFEAGTPVIAEAIGLGAAVDYLSAIGMDAVRDHETELVRYGLKALDSIDDLVVYGPKDPERRGSALSFNVFDSSGELLHPHDLGTMLDQHGVAIRAGHHCARPLMRRYDVPAMCRASCYVYNSEADLDALVEAIDKTKRFFAGA; encoded by the coding sequence ATGACCCCCGACTTCGCCGCCCTCAGGTCCGACTTCCCGATCCTTGACCGGGAGGTAAACGGCCGGCGACTCGTCTATCTGGACTCGGCCGCCACGTCGCAGAAGCCGCGCCAGGTGATCGATGCGATGTCGGACTACTACGAGCGCTACAACGCAAACGTCCATCGCGGCGTGTACTCACTGGCGGAGCAGGCCACGGCCGCGTTCGAGGGCGCCCGGATGAAGGTCGCCCAGTTCGTCGGTGCCCCAGATCCGATGGGGTGCGTGTTCACCAAGAACTGCACGGAGGCCATCAACCTGGTCGCCTACGCCTGGGCACGCCGGCGGCTGAAGCCGGGCGACGAGATCCTCGTCACCGAGATGGAGCACCACTCCAACCTCGTCCCCTGGCACATGACGGCTCAGGACACCGGTGCGGTCGTGAAGTTCATCGGCGTGACCGACGGCGGAGAGCTCGACCTGGCCCAGCTCGACGGCCTGCTGACCGATCGCACCAAGCTCGTCGCCGTAACCGCTATGTCGAACGTGCTGGGGGTGCTCAACGACGTTTCCCGGATCGCGGAGGCGGCGCACGCGGTGGGCGCCCTGGTGCTGGCCGATGTCGCGCAGCTGGTCGCTCACGCGCCCTGCGACTTCACGTCGCTGGGCTGCGACTTCATGGCCTTCTCGGGGCACAAGATGCTCGGCCCCACGGGCATCGGCGTGCTGGTGGCGCGGCGGGAACTGCTGGACGACATGAACCCGTTCCTCGGCGGCGGGGAGATGATCCGCGACGTGACGATGGAGGGCGCCACCTACACCGACGTCCCGTGGAAGTTCGAGGCGGGCACGCCCGTGATAGCGGAGGCCATAGGACTGGGTGCCGCGGTGGACTACCTGTCGGCCATCGGGATGGATGCCGTCAGGGACCACGAGACGGAGCTGGTTCGCTACGGCCTCAAGGCCCTGGACTCGATCGACGATTTGGTCGTCTACGGCCCGAAGGACCCCGAGAGGCGCGGTTCGGCGCTGAGCTTCAACGTCTTCGACTCCTCCGGCGAGCTCCTTCACCCGCACGACCTGGGCACGATGCTGGACCAGCACGGAGTCGCGATACGCGCCGGCCACCACTGCGCCCGGCCGCTCATGCGCCGCTACGATGTGCCCGCGATGTGCCGCGCGTCCTGCTACGTCTACAACTCCGAAGCCGATCTCGACGCGCTCGTCGAGGCGATCGACAAGACCAAGCGCTTTTTCGCGGGGGCCTAG
- a CDS encoding SUF system NifU family Fe-S cluster assembly protein, whose translation MSADDLYREIILDPYRSPRNTRRGVEGAIAVKHDNPLCGDELHLAVDVQSGGLADVAFDGRGCSISQASASMMTEAVRGMSVADALGLTETVRQMMHGEPPPEDLGDLMALEGVAKFPVRVKCALLAWMALKDALGQSTEAP comes from the coding sequence ATGTCCGCAGACGACCTGTACCGCGAGATCATCCTCGACCCCTACCGCTCGCCGCGGAACACGAGGCGGGGGGTGGAGGGCGCCATCGCCGTTAAGCACGACAATCCGCTGTGCGGAGACGAGTTGCACCTGGCGGTGGACGTCCAGTCAGGGGGCCTCGCGGACGTCGCCTTCGACGGGCGGGGGTGCTCGATCTCCCAGGCGTCGGCGTCGATGATGACGGAGGCGGTCCGGGGCATGAGCGTGGCCGACGCTCTGGGACTCACGGAGACGGTCCGTCAGATGATGCACGGCGAACCGCCCCCCGAAGACCTCGGCGACCTGATGGCTCTCGAGGGAGTGGCGAAGTTCCCCGTCCGGGTCAAGTGCGCGCTGCTGGCCTGGATGGCCCTGAAGGACGCGCTCGGCCAATCCACGGAGGCGCCATGA